One part of the Triplophysa rosa linkage group LG5, Trosa_1v2, whole genome shotgun sequence genome encodes these proteins:
- the LOC130554934 gene encoding cytochrome P450 2F3-like, translating into MDVEEMQREIDQVIGRERIPTMEDRKSLPFTDAVIHEVQRYMDIVPLSVPHYATRDISFRGYVIPKDTVIIPLLHSVLRDEGHWESPWTFNPNHFLDANGNFKKCPAFMPFSAGKRSCVGESLARMELFLFIVSLLQKFSFTSPTGPDSVDLSPELSSFANMPRYYQLIASPR; encoded by the exons ATGGATGTAGAGGAAATGCAGAGGGAGATTGATCAAGTTATCGGACGGGAAAGAATCCCAACAATGGAAGACAGGAAGTCCCTCCCCTTCACGGACGCTGTGATTCATGAAGTTCAGCGATATATGGACATTGTCCCACTCAGTGTTCCTCATTACGCCACACGTGACATCTCATTCCGAGGTTACGTGATTCCAAAG GACACAGTGATCATTCCCCTGTTGCACTCTGTCCTGAGGGATGAGGGACACTGGGAGAGCCCTTGGACATTTAACCCCAACCACTTCCTGGACGCCAATGGCAACTTTAAAAAGTGTCCAGCCTTTATGCCCTTTTCTGCAG GTAAACGCTCTTGTGTTGGAGAATCTCTGGCTCGTATGGAGCTATTTCTGTTCATCGTGTCTCTACTTCAGAAGTTTAGCTTCACTAGTCCAACGGGTCCAGATAGCGTAGACCTCAGTCCTGAACTCAGCAGTTTCGCCAACATGCCTCGATACTATCAGCTCATTGCCTCCCCCCGCTGA